The Halalkalibaculum roseum genome window below encodes:
- a CDS encoding flavin reductase family protein, giving the protein MSASKTFTERDILDMDKVPRLKMINAISGFKSASLVGTRDKNGHENLAIFNSIIHAGSNPPLLALLVRPLTVPRHTYSNIKETGWFTVNHIRREFYKRAHKTSGKYREDISEFEVCGLNSTYSTLCPAPYVEDAVIKIGLTFEEETKIEANGTILIIGAVKELTIPSASIEDDGFVNLETAGTLAISGLDSYHKTERLSREDFIKLPDDLSREDS; this is encoded by the coding sequence ATGTCAGCAAGCAAAACTTTCACAGAGCGCGATATCCTTGATATGGACAAAGTTCCGCGCCTTAAAATGATCAATGCCATATCAGGTTTTAAAAGTGCCAGCCTGGTGGGCACGCGCGATAAAAACGGACACGAAAACCTGGCGATATTTAATTCTATTATACACGCAGGTTCCAATCCTCCATTACTGGCTTTATTGGTCAGGCCTTTAACGGTTCCTCGGCATACATACAGTAACATCAAGGAGACCGGATGGTTCACTGTGAACCACATACGACGGGAGTTTTATAAGCGTGCCCATAAGACTTCCGGTAAATACCGAGAAGATATCAGTGAGTTTGAGGTATGCGGACTGAACTCAACGTACAGCACATTGTGTCCGGCACCTTACGTGGAAGATGCAGTGATCAAGATCGGGCTTACCTTTGAGGAGGAGACTAAAATAGAAGCTAATGGTACCATTCTGATTATCGGGGCTGTAAAAGAACTTACTATTCCATCAGCTTCCATTGAAGATGATGGTTTTGTAAATCTTGAAACAGCCGGTACGCTGGCCATCAGCGGGCTTGACTCCTACCATAAAACAGAACGGTTGAGCAGGGAAGATTTCATAAAGCTGCCCGATGATCTCTCCCGAGAGGATTCGTAG
- a CDS encoding nuclear transport factor 2 family protein has translation MTYLDKINDVYNHIAKGTAMDAFEEYYADDVVMVLEDGTEVEGKDTNRERENEFFGSVDEFHGIDVKGVTSNEETGVTSVESTMKVTFKGADGPVSIEQVAVQNWNDGKIERERFYGTQN, from the coding sequence ATGACTTATCTTGACAAGATAAATGACGTATACAATCACATTGCAAAAGGAACCGCCATGGACGCTTTTGAAGAGTACTACGCCGATGACGTTGTGATGGTACTTGAAGACGGAACGGAAGTCGAAGGCAAGGATACCAACAGGGAGCGCGAAAATGAGTTCTTCGGTAGCGTGGATGAATTTCACGGCATTGATGTGAAGGGAGTCACATCCAACGAAGAAACCGGTGTTACCAGCGTAGAATCTACCATGAAAGTTACGTTTAAGGGAGCGGATGGGCCTGTGTCCATTGAGCAGGTAGCGGTTCAAAACTGGAATGATGGAAAAATTGAAAGAGAACGTTTCTACGGTACCCAGAACTAA
- the fabF gene encoding beta-ketoacyl-ACP synthase II has translation MNSPKRVVVTGLGALSPLGNNVKDSWNNISNGVSGAARITNFDPSQFRTHFACELKDYDPGEYLEHNTIRRSDPYAQYALVSTQEAVKDSGLDFSAMDPFDAGVIWGSGQGGMLTFEEEVKNYAENDYKPRFNPFFVPKLIINMAPGLISMEYGLMGINYATVSACATSNTAIMDALNYIRWGKAKVIITGGSEAGITEASFGGFSAMRAMSTRNDDPEHASRPFDKDRDGFVMGEGAATLILEEYEHAKARGAKIYGEVTGAAMTADAYHMTATHPEGKGAAVAMKQALEDSGLNPEDVDYLNTHATSTPVGDTSETNAIGNVFGKSPKNLHISATKSMTGHLLGAAGAIEAIISLKAINEGVVPPTINTEEIDEEIPPTLQIVLKDALEKEIDVAMSNTFGFGGHNGIVVFKKV, from the coding sequence ATGAATAGTCCTAAAAGAGTTGTAGTTACCGGTTTAGGAGCACTGTCGCCGCTAGGAAACAATGTAAAAGATTCCTGGAATAATATATCGAACGGCGTAAGTGGAGCAGCTCGCATCACAAATTTCGACCCATCACAGTTTCGTACTCATTTTGCTTGCGAACTCAAAGACTACGACCCCGGAGAATACCTTGAACACAATACCATTCGAAGATCGGATCCGTATGCGCAATACGCCTTGGTTTCTACACAGGAAGCAGTTAAAGATTCCGGGCTGGATTTTTCAGCTATGGACCCTTTCGATGCCGGAGTTATTTGGGGCAGCGGTCAGGGTGGTATGCTTACCTTTGAGGAGGAGGTAAAAAACTATGCGGAAAACGATTACAAACCACGGTTTAATCCATTCTTTGTACCAAAACTGATTATCAATATGGCTCCCGGGCTGATATCCATGGAATATGGGCTGATGGGCATCAACTATGCGACGGTTTCGGCCTGTGCCACATCCAACACTGCTATCATGGATGCCCTGAACTATATCCGCTGGGGCAAAGCCAAAGTTATAATTACCGGAGGTTCTGAGGCCGGGATCACCGAGGCCTCATTCGGCGGTTTTTCGGCGATGCGTGCTATGTCAACACGGAATGATGACCCTGAACACGCCTCACGTCCCTTTGACAAAGACCGGGACGGTTTTGTGATGGGAGAAGGAGCAGCAACCTTAATTCTGGAGGAATATGAGCATGCAAAAGCAAGAGGGGCCAAGATATACGGAGAAGTAACCGGTGCTGCTATGACCGCGGATGCCTATCACATGACTGCCACACATCCGGAAGGTAAAGGTGCGGCAGTTGCCATGAAACAGGCGCTGGAAGACAGCGGTTTAAATCCTGAGGATGTGGATTATCTCAATACCCACGCCACTTCCACACCGGTGGGCGATACCAGTGAAACCAATGCCATTGGCAATGTTTTTGGGAAGAGTCCTAAGAACCTGCACATCAGTGCTACGAAATCAATGACCGGTCACTTACTGGGAGCCGCCGGAGCCATAGAAGCAATTATCAGCCTGAAGGCGATCAATGAAGGAGTAGTTCCGCCAACCATCAATACCGAAGAAATTGACGAAGAGATTCCGCCCACTTTACAGATTGTTTTAAAGGACGCTCTTGAAAAAGAAATAGATGTTGCTATGAGCAATACCTTTGGATTTGGCGGGCATAACGGAATAGTAGTATTCAAGAAAGTGTAG
- a CDS encoding pyridoxal phosphate-dependent decarboxylase family protein yields the protein MKSQIDEAYDPSNFRKRGHELVDLLADYLASTQKDEKPKVFKPFDPEDLYKFWAAKLGENNSDNFEGWADEVIEDSIHLHHSGYMGHQVSPVLPEAALADLLSAFMNNGVGVYEMGSPTVAMERAVIKELAGRLGFDSRVDGFLTSGGTLGNLTALLAARQIKAEGDIWKDGNGKRKFGFLVSEQAHYCINRAVKIMGWGEEGIISVPTDDRFRMDTACLSDAYRRAQSQNIEVLGAVGSACSTATGTFDPLDEIADFCKEHNLWFHVDAAHGGAAAYSETYKPVLKGIERADSVIVDFHKMMMCPALVTGVVFKDPVSSYRTFAQKASYLWEKEEHEWYNLGKRTFECTKDMMALKVFTLLNRYGPKLFEEIVNRLFNLGDSFAALIRERENFELAIEPQSNIVCFRHVSQSGGDLDSHNRKIRRRLIDNGNYFIVQTELNGKLYLRTTLMNVYSRPEDLKGLLDEIEELSEEPVDN from the coding sequence ATGAAATCACAGATTGACGAGGCCTACGACCCTTCCAACTTTCGTAAACGAGGACATGAATTAGTTGATTTACTTGCCGACTACCTGGCCTCAACTCAGAAAGACGAAAAGCCAAAGGTATTCAAGCCTTTTGATCCCGAAGACCTCTATAAATTCTGGGCTGCCAAGCTTGGAGAAAACAACTCCGATAACTTCGAAGGTTGGGCCGATGAGGTAATTGAGGATTCCATTCATCTACACCATTCCGGTTACATGGGCCACCAGGTTAGTCCGGTACTTCCCGAAGCAGCACTTGCCGATCTATTGAGTGCCTTTATGAACAATGGGGTCGGCGTATATGAAATGGGCAGTCCAACGGTAGCTATGGAGCGTGCAGTAATCAAGGAGCTGGCAGGCCGACTGGGTTTTGATAGCCGGGTTGATGGTTTCCTGACTTCAGGAGGTACACTGGGGAATCTGACCGCGTTATTGGCAGCACGTCAGATTAAAGCAGAAGGTGACATATGGAAGGACGGAAACGGTAAAAGAAAGTTCGGATTTCTGGTCTCAGAACAGGCTCATTACTGTATTAATCGTGCAGTGAAAATTATGGGATGGGGTGAAGAAGGTATAATTTCAGTACCTACGGATGACCGGTTTCGTATGGACACGGCTTGTCTTTCAGATGCTTACCGGAGAGCGCAGAGTCAAAATATTGAGGTGCTTGGCGCGGTAGGCAGTGCATGTTCAACCGCAACGGGTACATTCGACCCTCTTGATGAAATTGCGGATTTTTGCAAAGAGCATAATCTCTGGTTTCATGTGGATGCCGCCCATGGCGGAGCAGCAGCTTATTCTGAAACTTATAAGCCTGTTTTAAAAGGAATTGAGAGAGCAGATTCGGTTATCGTCGACTTTCATAAGATGATGATGTGTCCGGCCTTGGTTACAGGAGTAGTATTTAAAGATCCGGTTTCATCTTATCGAACTTTTGCCCAAAAAGCTTCTTATCTATGGGAAAAAGAAGAACATGAGTGGTACAACTTAGGTAAACGAACCTTCGAGTGTACGAAGGATATGATGGCTTTGAAAGTATTTACGCTGCTTAACCGTTATGGTCCGAAGCTGTTTGAAGAGATTGTAAACCGGCTCTTTAACCTTGGTGATTCCTTTGCAGCACTTATCAGGGAGAGGGAAAATTTTGAACTGGCCATAGAGCCACAAAGTAACATTGTCTGCTTCCGTCATGTATCTCAATCAGGGGGTGATTTAGACAGTCATAACCGGAAAATCAGGAGAAGGCTGATTGACAATGGCAACTATTTCATTGTTCAAACAGAGCTTAATGGGAAGTTATATTTGCGAACGACCCTCATGAATGTGTACAGCAGACCGGAAGATTTAAAGGGATTGCTTGATGAAATTGAAGAGCTCTCTGAAGAGCCTGTAGACAACTAG
- a CDS encoding DoxX family protein, giving the protein MNNLFGKIGRYVFAIPFGIFGIFHFMNGSAMAGMVPIPGGVFWIYLTGAALLAASLSIMIEQYTRLACILLGIMLIIFVLSIHLPGVMSGEMQPSMTNLLKDLALAGGAWILAGNYGGQKSGATAGPGLE; this is encoded by the coding sequence ATGAATAACTTATTTGGTAAAATAGGACGTTATGTATTCGCTATACCATTTGGAATATTCGGAATTTTTCATTTCATGAATGGAAGTGCCATGGCCGGCATGGTTCCGATTCCCGGAGGTGTTTTCTGGATTTATTTGACCGGTGCTGCCCTTCTTGCTGCATCACTAAGTATCATGATTGAACAGTATACCCGTCTGGCCTGCATTTTGCTCGGCATCATGCTGATTATTTTTGTGTTGAGTATCCATCTGCCCGGCGTCATGAGTGGGGAGATGCAGCCCAGCATGACTAACTTGCTTAAAGACCTTGCTCTGGCAGGGGGTGCCTGGATACTGGCCGGGAATTATGGCGGACAAAAAAGCGGTGCGACTGCCGGACCGGGTCTTGAATAG
- a CDS encoding alkaline phosphatase PhoX gives MSISRKHFLKQAGAMALGFSGLHLFSNCTGQSSNTPAPISDAFGPLIEDPDGLFHLPEGFSYKIISRFRDVMDDGFYVPHRPDGMATFPGPDGLTILIRNHEVNPAWGGAESAFGSNFELSEKLDASYFYDYGVDNNPGQGGTTTIVYDTREQKVIKQYLSLAGTLRNCAGGPTPWNSWLSCEEIVTQPNDVYVKAHGYVFEVPASAEMGLADPQPIRGMGRFNHEAVAVDPGSGVIYLTEDDSQGLLYRFIPSEKENLHAGGTLQALALIDNPQLDTRNWGEPFIEPGQQFKASWIDLDNVESPENDLRFRGYEKGAARFARGEGMWYGNETVYFACTNGGNSGLGQIWQYTPSPFEATEREQEDPGILELFVEPNSSNLVENADNLTVAPWGDLIVCEDCNNRQDLNGITPEGKIYKLGRNAKSNSELAGATFSPDGSTLFMNIQHSGLTLAITGPWHKAGSEMA, from the coding sequence ATGTCTATTAGTAGAAAGCATTTTTTAAAACAGGCCGGCGCCATGGCTTTGGGTTTCTCCGGCCTTCATCTCTTTAGCAACTGTACGGGACAATCTTCCAACACCCCGGCACCTATCTCCGATGCATTTGGGCCGCTGATAGAAGATCCGGATGGACTCTTCCATTTACCGGAAGGTTTCTCCTATAAAATTATATCTCGTTTTAGAGATGTAATGGATGACGGTTTTTATGTACCGCATCGCCCCGACGGAATGGCTACCTTTCCGGGACCCGATGGTCTAACCATACTGATCAGAAATCATGAAGTGAATCCGGCCTGGGGAGGAGCTGAGAGCGCATTCGGGTCTAACTTTGAACTATCGGAAAAACTGGATGCCTCTTATTTCTATGATTACGGTGTGGATAATAATCCGGGACAAGGTGGAACCACCACTATTGTATACGATACCAGAGAACAGAAAGTAATCAAACAGTACCTCAGCCTGGCGGGTACGCTGCGAAATTGTGCAGGGGGGCCAACCCCCTGGAATAGCTGGCTTAGCTGCGAGGAGATCGTAACCCAACCCAATGATGTTTATGTCAAAGCACACGGTTATGTCTTTGAAGTGCCGGCCTCCGCAGAAATGGGGCTAGCAGACCCGCAGCCAATTAGGGGCATGGGAAGATTCAACCATGAAGCAGTTGCTGTAGATCCCGGTAGCGGAGTTATTTACCTGACGGAGGATGATTCGCAAGGACTGTTATATCGATTCATTCCCAGTGAAAAAGAAAACCTTCATGCCGGTGGAACACTGCAGGCTCTGGCCCTAATCGATAACCCGCAGCTGGATACACGCAACTGGGGAGAACCCTTCATTGAACCCGGGCAACAATTCAAGGCTTCCTGGATAGATCTGGATAATGTTGAATCGCCGGAGAACGACCTCCGTTTTAGAGGATATGAAAAAGGAGCTGCTCGCTTTGCCCGTGGAGAAGGGATGTGGTACGGAAATGAAACCGTTTATTTTGCCTGCACCAATGGCGGAAATAGTGGTCTCGGACAAATTTGGCAATACACTCCTTCCCCTTTTGAAGCGACAGAAAGGGAACAAGAAGATCCCGGTATTTTGGAACTATTTGTTGAACCGAACAGCAGCAATCTTGTAGAAAATGCCGATAATTTAACGGTGGCTCCATGGGGTGACTTGATCGTATGCGAAGATTGTAATAACAGGCAGGATCTAAATGGGATTACTCCCGAAGGAAAGATTTACAAGCTAGGTAGAAATGCCAAGTCAAATTCCGAGCTGGCAGGAGCTACCTTTTCACCCGACGGTTCAACCCTTTTTATGAATATTCAGCATTCAGGATTAACACTCGCTATTACCGGACCATGGCATAAAGCCGGCTCCGAAATGGCATAG
- a CDS encoding efflux RND transporter permease subunit, whose product MSLTSTSIKRPIATTMAFLIIIVLGVMSFRYLPVDLLPPIEYPQLSVSTDYPNVGPEEIEKIITQRVENAIAGIPGVERVRSSSEEGESRVTLEFAQGSDLDVAANEVRAALDRLRDELPPEAEPPQIRKFDPNNFPVVIVGANSDMDLQVLTQVLEREVTKRFEQISGVGSIGIWGGVYKEVKVELKRDRLIASGLSSVQVQQAIASENVNLPGGNVNSGVQQLYVRTLGEYQSLDQISNTIITVVDGKPIRVKDVAEVQWGYEDLNRLVTIDDKPMVRFGIRKQSGANTVAVAEDIRAEIDRINAERSDMELFVTTDQSEFIQSSIDNVQSSAIWGSLLAVFILYLFLRNGSSTAIIAVSIPISIIATFSLLYFNGLTLNQMSFGGLALGVGLIVDNAIVVLENIVRLREEKGKDLEESSLVGTREVGGAIIASTLTTSVIFLPVVFMQTITGIIFQQLALVVVFALLCSLFVALTLVPMLCSKFLTIKPEDSNNTRKKGWFQRYFRLLEHKYSKLIEKTLNRKALVFGITGVLVIGSFLVVPYIPMELAPQSDADEIDVDFEMAEGTNIAVQNQYLKELEKVVRASLPMEDVEHLTTDVRDGRAEVEIAMVEASERGISTSELADQIRKKVQGIIPGGDIRVDAQSGLWILRRIFGSGGGEDVEVQLRGYNLEQAEEISKQIKLRIEEIPEINGVRVDRREGRPEQNIRFDREKIADLGLTVREVAQVIQTNVGGSRSGTFRVGGDEFPINVRLQPKDRLSTTDLENISIRTPEGQVLPVSAVVTKKMGRGPTDINRVNSQRVSYISATLESGVPLGVAVEKIQAKLADMQLPEGFSIVYGGEYEEQQKAAADFQLSILMALVLIYMVMAGQFERFFDPLIVMFSVPLAVIGVVPTLLLTGTTINMQSLMGIIMLIGIVVNNAIVLIDYINLMRRERGMSVYDAVVQAGKLRLRPILMTTLTTVLGLLPLSFGIGAGAELQASLARVVIGGLIASTMVTLIFIPVVYVSMESVLAKAKARWFAFRGQKQFSTAKAQA is encoded by the coding sequence ATGTCTCTAACAAGTACCTCCATAAAACGACCGATTGCCACGACAATGGCATTTCTGATTATCATTGTCTTGGGAGTGATGTCATTCCGCTACCTGCCGGTTGACCTTCTACCGCCAATTGAGTACCCACAGCTTTCGGTTTCCACCGACTATCCCAATGTAGGTCCTGAAGAAATTGAAAAAATTATAACCCAGCGGGTTGAAAACGCCATAGCAGGTATTCCGGGTGTAGAACGTGTTCGCTCAAGTTCCGAAGAGGGTGAAAGCCGTGTGACGTTGGAATTTGCGCAGGGATCCGATCTTGATGTAGCTGCCAATGAAGTACGAGCCGCCTTAGACCGGTTGCGCGACGAATTGCCGCCGGAAGCCGAACCGCCGCAAATTAGAAAGTTTGATCCCAACAATTTCCCTGTAGTCATTGTCGGGGCCAACTCCGATATGGACCTGCAGGTACTGACCCAGGTTCTGGAAAGAGAGGTTACCAAACGCTTTGAACAAATTTCGGGCGTAGGTTCCATAGGTATATGGGGCGGAGTATACAAAGAGGTAAAAGTTGAATTAAAGCGAGACCGTCTGATCGCCAGCGGACTCTCCTCGGTACAGGTTCAACAGGCTATCGCCAGTGAAAATGTAAATCTTCCGGGCGGTAACGTAAACTCCGGGGTTCAGCAGCTTTATGTTCGCACCCTGGGCGAATATCAGTCACTGGACCAAATATCCAATACGATCATTACCGTAGTTGATGGCAAACCCATCCGGGTTAAAGACGTAGCCGAAGTACAGTGGGGTTATGAAGATCTCAACAGGCTGGTTACCATTGACGACAAACCGATGGTCCGGTTCGGCATCCGCAAGCAGTCAGGAGCTAATACGGTTGCCGTAGCTGAAGACATTCGTGCCGAAATCGACAGAATTAATGCTGAGAGATCGGATATGGAGCTCTTCGTAACTACCGACCAAAGTGAATTTATACAAAGCTCCATCGATAACGTCCAAAGTTCTGCCATATGGGGTTCTCTGCTCGCCGTATTCATACTCTACCTGTTTTTGAGAAACGGATCTTCCACGGCGATCATCGCTGTTTCTATCCCTATCTCTATTATTGCGACGTTTTCACTGCTCTATTTTAACGGTCTTACGCTTAATCAGATGAGTTTTGGTGGGCTTGCCCTGGGGGTTGGTCTCATTGTGGATAATGCCATCGTTGTGCTCGAGAATATTGTGAGGCTTCGGGAAGAGAAGGGTAAAGATCTTGAAGAGAGCTCCCTGGTAGGAACACGTGAGGTTGGTGGCGCTATTATTGCATCCACCCTGACCACTTCGGTAATTTTCCTGCCGGTAGTATTTATGCAGACCATCACAGGAATCATTTTCCAGCAACTGGCTTTAGTGGTTGTCTTCGCACTGCTCTGTTCGCTCTTCGTGGCGCTTACACTGGTACCTATGCTCTGCAGCAAGTTCCTTACCATTAAACCCGAAGACTCAAATAATACTAGAAAGAAGGGTTGGTTCCAGCGTTATTTCAGATTACTGGAACACAAGTATTCCAAGCTGATTGAGAAGACTCTTAACCGTAAAGCACTGGTATTCGGAATTACCGGGGTTCTGGTAATCGGCAGCTTCCTGGTTGTACCCTACATACCGATGGAATTGGCCCCGCAGTCGGATGCCGATGAAATCGATGTTGATTTTGAAATGGCTGAAGGCACTAATATAGCGGTGCAGAACCAGTATCTGAAAGAGCTCGAAAAAGTGGTTCGCGCCTCACTGCCTATGGAAGATGTAGAGCACTTGACGACCGACGTTCGTGACGGCAGGGCAGAAGTTGAAATCGCTATGGTTGAGGCATCGGAAAGAGGTATCAGCACCTCTGAACTTGCCGATCAGATAAGAAAAAAAGTGCAGGGCATTATCCCGGGCGGTGATATCCGTGTGGACGCCCAGTCCGGGCTATGGATACTTCGCAGAATCTTCGGTTCCGGTGGAGGTGAAGATGTGGAAGTTCAGTTGCGAGGATACAATCTGGAACAGGCTGAAGAAATTTCAAAGCAAATAAAACTTCGTATTGAAGAGATACCTGAAATCAATGGCGTTCGCGTTGACCGACGGGAAGGACGTCCGGAACAGAATATCCGTTTCGATCGCGAAAAAATTGCCGATCTGGGACTGACCGTGCGTGAAGTGGCACAGGTAATACAAACCAATGTGGGTGGAAGCCGCTCAGGTACCTTCCGTGTTGGAGGAGATGAATTTCCTATTAATGTCAGGCTGCAGCCCAAAGACCGCTTGAGTACCACTGACCTGGAGAATATTTCCATACGTACGCCTGAGGGTCAGGTACTTCCCGTTTCAGCTGTAGTCACCAAGAAGATGGGACGCGGTCCGACAGATATTAACCGAGTGAACAGCCAGCGCGTATCCTACATCTCCGCGACGCTTGAAAGCGGCGTGCCTCTGGGTGTGGCGGTTGAAAAAATTCAGGCAAAGCTGGCCGACATGCAGTTGCCCGAAGGTTTCTCCATTGTCTATGGCGGGGAATACGAAGAACAGCAAAAAGCCGCAGCCGATTTCCAGCTTTCCATACTTATGGCACTGGTTCTCATATATATGGTTATGGCCGGACAGTTTGAGCGTTTCTTTGATCCGCTAATCGTAATGTTTTCGGTTCCACTTGCCGTCATCGGAGTGGTTCCCACCCTGTTGCTTACCGGTACCACAATCAACATGCAGAGCCTGATGGGCATCATCATGCTGATCGGTATCGTGGTAAATAATGCCATTGTACTGATTGACTATATTAACCTGATGCGCAGAGAGCGAGGTATGAGCGTATATGATGCCGTTGTCCAGGCGGGTAAGCTGAGATTGAGACCAATTCTTATGACGACCCTTACCACGGTTCTGGGATTGCTTCCTCTTTCCTTCGGTATTGGCGCCGGTGCGGAACTGCAGGCATCCCTGGCTCGAGTAGTTATCGGCGGACTGATTGCCTCCACCATGGTTACCCTGATTTTCATTCCCGTGGTTTACGTAAGCATGGAGAGTGTACTCGCTAAAGCAAAAGCCCGGTGGTTTGCCTTCAGAGGTCAAAAACAGTTTAGTACGGCTAAGGCACAAGCTTAA
- a CDS encoding efflux RND transporter periplasmic adaptor subunit: MPKKIYSITNKTISLLAVAAVLLAFSACSNPEESQGEGGPAASYENIPAVEAVQARFGSLPLSERLSGTVIAKNQVQLYPEISGRISEVIVQNGEKVSKGAPLVRIEDNQYREQVQQAEAGLNISKAQLKQAQSRLNELQAQYKRTKVLSEKELSSDLEMERLEAQMESARADVELAEAQVQQAESTLQERRDLLSRTVIRAPISGTVGQRNAEIGMQVSTGTQLFIIGDLDELRIEVVLTENMLKNIEVGQTARIYASGTDETAGSSPTVLTAQLSRISPFLNNVTRSTEAEIDVKNQNNMLRPGMFVAVDILYGESTQATLIPTSALYTDPNTGNEGVYVATSLGSEVEVIEDSSNSEEPSALTQPIDVQFKPVNVIAEGRMELGVSGVESGSWIVTVGQNLLSQGRSQARIRTSSWDRILTLQGLQRQDLLRDVLNEQKSRQQTM, from the coding sequence ATGCCTAAAAAAATATATTCAATCACAAACAAAACGATCAGTTTGCTAGCTGTAGCGGCCGTATTACTGGCTTTCTCAGCTTGCAGCAATCCGGAAGAAAGTCAGGGAGAAGGCGGACCGGCGGCATCCTATGAAAATATCCCGGCTGTAGAAGCTGTACAGGCTCGTTTTGGCTCACTGCCGTTATCAGAACGATTGAGCGGAACCGTGATCGCCAAAAATCAGGTACAGCTATATCCGGAAATTAGTGGCAGGATTTCAGAAGTCATTGTTCAGAACGGTGAGAAGGTATCAAAAGGAGCCCCACTGGTTCGTATTGAAGACAACCAGTACCGTGAACAAGTGCAGCAGGCCGAAGCCGGACTCAATATCAGTAAGGCCCAGCTAAAGCAGGCTCAATCCAGACTCAATGAGCTGCAAGCCCAATATAAACGAACAAAAGTACTGTCAGAAAAGGAATTGTCCAGTGATTTGGAAATGGAAAGATTGGAAGCGCAGATGGAATCCGCCCGGGCTGACGTAGAGCTTGCCGAAGCCCAGGTTCAGCAGGCCGAATCCACGCTTCAGGAGCGAAGAGACCTCTTGTCAAGAACTGTGATCCGGGCACCTATCAGCGGTACCGTAGGACAACGTAATGCCGAGATCGGAATGCAGGTAAGTACAGGCACTCAGTTATTCATCATTGGTGATTTGGATGAACTTCGGATTGAGGTGGTACTCACAGAGAATATGCTTAAGAATATAGAAGTCGGTCAAACGGCACGCATCTATGCCTCAGGAACAGATGAGACCGCTGGCAGTTCACCGACGGTATTGACCGCTCAACTCTCCAGAATTTCTCCATTCCTTAACAATGTTACCAGAAGCACCGAGGCCGAAATTGATGTCAAAAACCAAAATAATATGCTTCGACCCGGGATGTTCGTGGCTGTAGACATTCTCTATGGAGAAAGTACTCAGGCTACCTTAATTCCGACCAGTGCCCTTTACACCGACCCAAATACCGGTAATGAAGGCGTTTACGTTGCAACTTCATTGGGCAGTGAAGTCGAGGTCATTGAAGATTCGTCTAACTCTGAAGAACCTTCCGCGCTCACTCAACCAATTGATGTTCAGTTCAAGCCTGTCAATGTTATTGCGGAAGGCCGTATGGAACTTGGTGTTTCCGGTGTTGAGTCTGGAAGTTGGATAGTAACAGTCGGTCAGAACCTGCTCTCGCAGGGACGATCTCAGGCCAGGATACGTACCAGCTCCTGGGATAGAATTCTGACTCTTCAGGGACTTCAACGACAAGATCTCCTTCGAGATGTGCTGAATGAACAGAAGTCCAGACAACAAACCATGTAA